AGCCAGGCACAACTGAGACTGGCTCCTCAGGGACAGAAGTCACCTTGAGGGCCATTTCTTCAGCAATACTCTCAGTGTCTTTGTTGGAGAGCTCCTCTTGTCGCCGTCTCATCCACCTGTGGTTGAGTTCCTCTTGAATTTCGCACGCAAGTATATCCATGAGAGCCTCCCGCTCCGCTAGTTCTTCTTGAAGTTGAATAACTTGGTCGCAACGTGACGCGTACTCCTCAAACTGCGCGATGGCCTCAGACAAGTCCGTTTGCGCGCTGGAATCCGTATCCGAACCCTGGTCGAGCAAATACGTGTCCTGAACGTAGTTTACACCGTGTCTTTTCATTCTGTCAAAGTGCACATTTGATTCATACCTCTCGATTTCACCATCCAACTCCTTTATCCGTTGAATCTGCTGGCGAATAGTGTGATCCTGTGAAATAATAAGATGCACAATGGTCTCCATTTTCTCCACAGAGGGCCTGTCTCTCGCCAAAGCCTCTACTTTCTTCTTATTCATCTTGTCCAATTTTCTAAAAGCCTTTCTCACAATCCTGCGCTGTTTTTCTTGGGGAAACGCCATGGTTGCTCTGGCCGTGCCCTTGTAGACGCAGGGACTCTCTTTGCTGAGCACAACCCGCGCCTCGGCGCTCCGCGGTCCGTTGTTGGGCAGGGACGCCTCGTTCTTCACCAGTACGAACCTCACGTTCTCCTGCTCGTCCCCCCAGGCGCCCCAAAGGCGCAGGATTTTAGTTTTATTTGGCAGTATCCGTTCAAACCCTCTCCACTTTTCCACGATACAATACGACTGTGGGGAGCCGGTGAGCATCACCGCGCTCGCACCTTGCTGCATGTTCTGGTCCTCCAGCAGCACCTTCACCACGTCCGCGCAGGTGGTGCGCCTGGACAGCCCGGACACCAGTTTCTCCTCCCGGCATACCCACACCGAGATTTTGCTCGCCTCTGGTTCCATGATGATTTACATCCAGTTCACGGAAACAGGCTTTTGAAGATGTTAAATGGGAacaaaatgaagtttaacatCCACTCTCCACATGGCATCTGGAAAGTTGATTTCGCACAGGTTTGGAAGGAAAGTAGGTTTAAAATAGGCGTTTTAAAACAGGAGGTAAAGAGATGGCACTTTGGCCAGCTGACAGCGTTGTCTGCATGTGCGTCTATAACACTCCACTGATAGTTGTGTTTATCCCTAAACGTGTTTCTGAGCGCGCAGGCTCCGCCCACACTTCACTGTTTGTGTCTCCAAGGTCACATGACAATATACGCCACCAACCTCAGTCATTATAGAAAATAGTGCACTGTAATGATCATGAGCAATGATcatacaaatgaatatttttatttaaaaataaataataaaaaaaataatttattataacttTGATTGATACGCCATAATCAAGTATTATAAAATGCTTAATAACAATGTTATTCAAATATGAATAGGATAATACAATTAGTGAAAATAGGCTGTATGAATACAagtttcatgatatttgtaaCTATTTGAATGCACTGTTAATGATCTTTTAAGTCTTTTATAATGTAATCATCTTTGCTAATGTTATTAATGAATGTTATGATAAAATAGTACAACTTCTATAAATTCCAAGTGCTTTTAATAGAGTATAGGCTACATCTCTATTTTTAAATTCCGGgatcaatgcaagttaagctcgatcgacaaaatttgtggcataatgttgattaccccccAAATTTGATTtattcgtccctcctttaaaataaaaaataagctaaaattgagattacagtaaggcacttactgtacaatggaagtgaatggggccaagttttggagggtgtaaaggcagaaatgtgaagcatatcatttgataaaagtacttacatgaattcttctgttaaaacttgtgtgttatcTGAGTTGCAAAGTTTCTTAAATCATCacttttatggtcgttttagggtttatggcactacgtcgtcatggcaacaaagttgtaaaattgaatacaaCATTACactgaaaagtttagtaagcgacactaaaatcatgttaacatgcatattgtttatgtattgtggctatacttttgagacaagtcgaaatacatacatttttgtggtaatcaacattatgccacaaatgctgtcgtttgagctgaacttgtattaaacccggaatattcctttaatatattctAAAGAAATGTgtggtaactctttacaataaggttccatatgttaacattagttaatgcattaggttaatttagatatcatgaacaaacacacaatatttttttaagcattagtaatcttttttcatgttagttaataaaaatacattgtttgttcatgttagttcttcATAGTGCTTTaactaatatacatttttttagtatgttgaaattaacatgaactaacattaataaatgctgtaaaagtatcgttcattgttagttcatgttaacttatgttaacaaatgga
This genomic window from Myxocyprinus asiaticus isolate MX2 ecotype Aquarium Trade chromosome 48, UBuf_Myxa_2, whole genome shotgun sequence contains:
- the LOC127437172 gene encoding ras association domain-containing protein 10-like; the encoded protein is MEPEASKISVWVCREEKLVSGLSRRTTCADVVKVLLEDQNMQQGASAVMLTGSPQSYCIVEKWRGFERILPNKTKILRLWGAWGDEQENVRFVLVKNEASLPNNGPRSAEARVVLSKESPCVYKGTARATMAFPQEKQRRIVRKAFRKLDKMNKKKVEALARDRPSVEKMETIVHLIISQDHTIRQQIQRIKELDGEIERYESNVHFDRMKRHGVNYVQDTYLLDQGSDTDSSAQTDLSEAIAQFEEYASRCDQVIQLQEELAEREALMDILACEIQEELNHRWMRRRQEELSNKDTESIAEEMALKVTSVPEEPVSVVPGSLSDDELQLEEERIITQLDTSLYIGLRLNADLETVRSDLEMSQEILDSKELELSDLLEKVHRLDELECGRSKDSKDEPVEAETEQLPSLDKDSVWVEQARGLSKTCSANDDDSDTGLSSMHSQDSDNPPVCESLV